From Tubulanus polymorphus chromosome 9, tnTubPoly1.2, whole genome shotgun sequence, a single genomic window includes:
- the LOC141911310 gene encoding uncharacterized protein LOC141911310 yields MRCHFIRWALVLASILAVGNCSPVVRDSSQDELTPAEMVELFEMGKSDPAIQGYVWSAVRNALKVGVSRFGSTAIGAAGALAGKDAYEFAKNKLTESLESYLKKLQ; encoded by the exons ATGCGTTGTCACTTCATCCGCTGGGCCCTCGTGCTTGCTTCAATTCTTGCAGTAGGAAATTGCTCACCTGTGGTCAGAG ATTCGTCGCAAGATGAATTAACGCCTGCAGAAATGGTAGAGCTGTTTGAAATG GGTAAATCCGATCCTGCTATACAGGGTTACGTATGGAGTGCCGTTAGAAATGCCCTCAAAGTCGGG GTAAGCAGATTCGGTAGCACCGCCATTGGTGCGGCTGGAGCCCTGGCCGGTAAAGACGCGTACGAATTTGCCAAAAATAAACTCACCGAATCGTTGGAAAGCTACCTGAAGAAACTCCAATGA
- the LOC141911288 gene encoding uncharacterized protein LOC141911288 codes for MYFYEVYCVVKLFAAPAMYQLLDVPIERVLKVPVIHYFLKKLSRYLIFTLVFVVTLMDFTLTRGLDTTVVVNLNVTSKLSTKKQKLVDETGLKPLSCRKYMCFAEAFDDEEYGSGSWPDVELWQEVRIPCPLGGTTNSSMVTRQCVVDDEQGTIWGRMKFVNCRRTPLAYRISDILADLAISRATPMNRSAEVLSRAITEVWSICTTCGITPFISHSIDKILTRVGFNTKFKVTELSDGEKLTEIVSMLLESPTETLAYKIDPAIHTFARTSDFLAFKYPKLVQLTSGDVINVMESQFLRIVATKSNRAENTSLSDEKQPANIKPMKGKKKEWRKVIFDSNKDPDRRLYRRFCTRNGLVDEIDPVTGSKWNVSAACRQIEVLSDGRTTCICDFSAFLPQPGTHGQGVKIRNAGITFWRFRSIAELARVQMTLACFSFVCLLCTAVTLLSFKRYRQERTKLILVNLCFALMFFYVIFLFASFLSDVHLCPVSSAMRLYIILVSLSWNFVEAFNMYLTLVKVLSKPITAFVRKAAIFAWGVPLLIVFIPFAVDINIYQGEWIDCQFLCRMKVQPMVFLFVIPMTVIVCCNSVVFILVLRVLYQRTKTDRRGHMQQLRGAVAVMALLGIPWVLSVFGLLPSEQNGFIDAVQLFCQICFVLFLSAQGAFIFFFHCARMPDVRQNWAHLLTSSRLCQSLRATSNDSLSTLQTVLDGPTKWNQRPENSSSRKTSRDTTDTDCVHLEETSDLGGAAAHLSNSKQQQVEHSNDNTMNLPRVKNVEMTLN; via the exons ATGTATTTCTATGAAGTTTATTGTGTTGTCAAGTTGTTCGCTGCTCCGGCAATGTACCAGCTTCTGGATGTACCAATCGAACGTGTTCTAAAGGTACCAGTCATacactattttctaaag AAGTTATCGAGATATCTGATATTCACGCTGGTTTTTGTGGTAACGCTGATGGACTTCACGCTTACCCGCGGCCTTGACACAACGGTGGTCGTGAATTTGAATGTGACATCTAAGCTATCgacgaaaaaacaaaaacttgtCGACGAAACTGGATTAAAGCCACTCTCTTGCCGAAAGT ATATGTGTTTCGCCGAGGCATTCGACGACGAAGAATATGGAAGTGGCTCTTGGCCAGATGTAGAATTGTGGCAGGAAGTGAGGATACCCTGTCCGCTAGGCGGCACTACTAATTCGAGTATGGTAACGCGTCAGTGCGTCGTAGATGATGAACAGGGAACCATCTGGGGTAGAATGAAGTTTGTCAATTGTCGGAGAACTCCCTTAGCTTATCGGATAAGCGATATACTGGCAGATTTAGCTATC TCAAGAGCTACACCGATGAATCGTTCAGCTGAGGTTCTGAGTCGAGCTATTACCGAGGTGTGGTCCATCTGCACGACGTGTGGTATAACGCCGTTCATATCGCATTCGATCGATAAGATTTTGACGCGCGTGGGTTTCAACACGAAGTTCAAGGTCACCGAGTTGTCCGACGGCGAAAAACTGACCGAAATAGTAAGCATGCTGCTCGAATCCCCGACCGAAACGTTGGCTTACAAAATTGACCCCGCCATCCACACATTTGCCAG AACATCGGACTTTCTGGCTTTTAAATATCCTAAGTTGGTTCAGCTTACTTCTGGTGATGTTATTAATGTTATGGAGTCACAGTTTCTCAGGATTGTTGCGACGAAAAGTAATCGAG ctgAAAATACGTCATTATCAGATGAAAAACAGCCGGCGAACATTAAGCCGATGAAAGGCAAAAAGAAAGAGTGGCGAAAAGTTATTTTTGACTCAAATAAG GATCCGGACAGAAGGTTGTATCGACGATTTTGTACTCGTAATGGTCTAGTAGACGAGATCGACCCCGTAACAG GATCTAAATGGAACGTCAGTGCTGCCTGTAGGCAAATAGAAGTTTTAAGCGATGGCCGGACTACGTGTATTTGCGATTTTTCCGCATTTTTGCCCCAGCCAGGCACGCATGGACAG GGAGTGAAGATAAGGAATGCCGGCATAACATTTTGG CGTTTTCGAAGCATCGCAGAACTGGCACGTGTCCAAATGACCTTGGCCTGTTTTTCGTTCGTATGCTTGCTATGTACCGCCGTCACTCTTTTATCATTCAA ACGCTACAGACAAGAACGAACTAAATTGATCTTGGTGAATTTGTGTTTCGCGTTGATGTTTTTCTACGTGATTTTCCTGTTCGCCTCGTTTCTTTCTGATGTTCACCTATGCCCGGTGTCGTCTGCGATGCGTCTCTACATCATCCTCGTGTCGCTATCGTGGAATTTCGTCGAGGCTTTCAATATGTACCTGACGCTGGTAAAGGTACTGTCCAAACCGATCACGGCGTTCGTTAGAAAGGCGGCTATATTTGCGTGGG GGGTACCTTTACTGATAGTGTTTATCCCGTTCGCTGttgatatcaatatttacCAAGGTGAATGGATCGACTGTCAGTTTTT GTGTCGCATGAAGGTGCAGCCGATGGTTTTTCTGTTTGTAATCCCGATGACAGTCATAGTCTGCTGCAACAGTGTCGTATTCATACTCGTGTTGCGAGTTTTATACCAACGAACTAAAACCG ATAGAAGGGGTCACATGCAGCAGCTTCGCGGGGCCGTGGCTGTAATGGCCCTGCTCGGTATACCGTGGGTGCTCAGCGTTTTCGGGCTCCTGCCTTCCGAGCAAAATGGTTTCATTGATGCTGTGCAACTTTTCTGCCAG atttgcTTCGTGTTATTTTTGAGTGCTCAAGGTGCGTTCATATTCTTTTTCCATTGTGCGCGTATGCCGGATGTACGCCAAAACTGGGCGCACCTGCTGACGTCAAGTCGCCTTTGCCAATCGTTGCGTGCCACGTCGAATGACTCGCTGTCTACATTGCAGACGGTTTTAGACGGACCGACAAAGTGGAATCAACGACCggaaaattcatcttctagaAAGACCAGCCGAGACACTACAGATACGGATTGCGTGCATCTAGAAGAAACGAGCGACCTTGGTGGTGCCGCGGCGCATTTGTCAAACTCAAAACAGCAGCAAGTCGAACATAGCAATGATAATACGATGAATCTGCCCAGAGTTAAAAACGTTGAAAtgactttgaattga